A window of the Planococcus citri chromosome 4, ihPlaCitr1.1, whole genome shotgun sequence genome harbors these coding sequences:
- the LOC135845968 gene encoding uncharacterized protein LOC135845968 isoform X2, with protein MENDRETKMRRDKYLMASRIANEVLNSALSKCIHGALISKICSEADSTIVKKAASVYKREKIGRECNTCLLTPNLLCALHSASDAVITLFQPGRCINDIFDAVDKTVRCLGCSPGEQIIIYKLDKMKMKGCKMMLPNMDPDSDDDFTVQKNTVYLIDLIARKEGSYDEARLKFEIMVLPSGNIKTLNAPTDSDRKCYKPELYPENEELKKILANLVIVNSKEKSSTESSKEVLLLLVESLLKKMESHISSLETNRKIDNKKLNRKLKSLEDLLEANEIINELIWRPMQ; from the exons ATGGAGAACGATCGCGAAACGAAGATGAGACGTGATAAATACTTGATGGCTTCTAGAATAGCTAATG AAGTATTGAATTCAGCTCTCTCGAAGTGTATACATGGTGCGCTCATCAGCAAGATTTGTTCCGAAGCGGATTCTACCATAGTGAAAAAAGCTGCCTCGGtttataaaagagaaaaaatcggACGGG AGTGCAACACATGTTTGTTGACGCCGAATCTTTTATGCGCTTTGCATTCGGCATCCGATGCTGTTATCACGTTATTTCAACCCGGTAGATGT ATCAATGACATTTTCGATGCCGTAGATAAGACAGTTAGATGTTTAGGCTGTTCGCCTGGCGAGCAAATCATAATTTACAAAttggataaaatgaaaatgaaaggaTGTAAAATGATGCTTCCTAATATGGACCCCGATTCGGATGACGATTTTACCGTACAAAAAAACACTGTCTATTTAATCGATTTAATCGCGAGAAAGGAAGGATCCTACGACGAAGCTAGACTCAAATTCGAAATTATGGTCTTACCCAGTGGCAATATTAAAACGCTGAATGCGCCCACCGATTCAGATCGAAAATGCTATAAACCCGAATTATATCCTGAAAACGAAGAATTAAag AAAATACTCGCAAATCTGGTCATAGTGAACAGTAAAGAGAAAAGTTCCACTGAATCTAGTAAAGAAGTA CTGTTACTGTTAGTCGAAAGTTTACTCAAGAAAATGGAATCCCACATCTCTAGTTTGGAAACCAATCGAAAAATAGATAATAAGAAGTTAAATAGGAAGCTAAAATCGTTGGAG
- the LOC135845968 gene encoding proliferation-associated protein A-like isoform X1, whose protein sequence is MENDRETKMRRDKYLMASRIANEVLNSALSKCIHGALISKICSEADSTIVKKAASVYKREKIGRGIVVPTNIVVDVGSSESHPDHVLENGNVVKIMITRISCISPPECNTCLLTPNLLCALHSASDAVITLFQPGRCINDIFDAVDKTVRCLGCSPGEQIIIYKLDKMKMKGCKMMLPNMDPDSDDDFTVQKNTVYLIDLIARKEGSYDEARLKFEIMVLPSGNIKTLNAPTDSDRKCYKPELYPENEELKKILANLVIVNSKEKSSTESSKEVLLLLVESLLKKMESHISSLETNRKIDNKKLNRKLKSLEDLLEANEIINELIWRPMQ, encoded by the exons ATGGAGAACGATCGCGAAACGAAGATGAGACGTGATAAATACTTGATGGCTTCTAGAATAGCTAATG AAGTATTGAATTCAGCTCTCTCGAAGTGTATACATGGTGCGCTCATCAGCAAGATTTGTTCCGAAGCGGATTCTACCATAGTGAAAAAAGCTGCCTCGGtttataaaagagaaaaaatcggACGGG GTATTGTAGTTCCAACGAACATCGTTGTGGATGTAGGCTCATCTGAAAGTCATCCAGATCACGTACTTGAAAATGGAAACGTAGTAAAAAT catgataacacgtatttcatgcatttcaccgcCAGAGTGCAACACATGTTTGTTGACGCCGAATCTTTTATGCGCTTTGCATTCGGCATCCGATGCTGTTATCACGTTATTTCAACCCGGTAGATGT ATCAATGACATTTTCGATGCCGTAGATAAGACAGTTAGATGTTTAGGCTGTTCGCCTGGCGAGCAAATCATAATTTACAAAttggataaaatgaaaatgaaaggaTGTAAAATGATGCTTCCTAATATGGACCCCGATTCGGATGACGATTTTACCGTACAAAAAAACACTGTCTATTTAATCGATTTAATCGCGAGAAAGGAAGGATCCTACGACGAAGCTAGACTCAAATTCGAAATTATGGTCTTACCCAGTGGCAATATTAAAACGCTGAATGCGCCCACCGATTCAGATCGAAAATGCTATAAACCCGAATTATATCCTGAAAACGAAGAATTAAag AAAATACTCGCAAATCTGGTCATAGTGAACAGTAAAGAGAAAAGTTCCACTGAATCTAGTAAAGAAGTA CTGTTACTGTTAGTCGAAAGTTTACTCAAGAAAATGGAATCCCACATCTCTAGTTTGGAAACCAATCGAAAAATAGATAATAAGAAGTTAAATAGGAAGCTAAAATCGTTGGAG